The following coding sequences lie in one Peromyscus maniculatus bairdii isolate BWxNUB_F1_BW_parent chromosome 3, HU_Pman_BW_mat_3.1, whole genome shotgun sequence genomic window:
- the LOC102906800 gene encoding olfactory receptor-like protein OLF3 gives MGQKFVNQTWVNEFILLGFSGDWGFQIFLFVLILAMYLITVVGNSLILLLIRLDSRLHTPMYFFLSVLSIVDLCYGNSIAPQMLAHLVSAQKLIPFHSCVLQLYVSLALGGSEFFLLGAMSYDRYVAVCHPLHYTVIMDGGLCLGLAVSCLVAGFLNSLMETIITFRLPLCHNVINHFACETLAVLRLACVDISFNKVMVAISGFLVIMLPCGLVLFSYTRIVIAILRIRSTQGRHKAFGTCASHLTVVCMCFGATIFTYLGPRSASSEDKEKMVALFYAVVAPMLNPVIYSLRNKEVMAALRKLVEKLR, from the coding sequence ATGGGCCAGAAATTTGTCAACCAGACATGGGTCAATGAGTTCATCCTATTGGGATTTTCCGGTGACTGGGGCTTCCAGATCTTCCTCTTTGTCCTGATCCTTGCCATGTACCTCATAACTGTTGTGGGGAATTCCCTTATTCTTCTTCTCATCAGGCTGGACAGCAGGCTTCAtacacccatgtacttcttccttagTGTTCTATCCATAGTGGACCTTTGCTATGGAAATAGTATTGCTCCACAAATGTTGGCCCACTTGGTTTCAGCCCAAAAGCTCATCCCTTTCCACAGCTGTGTGCTCCAGCTCTATGTCTCCTTGGCATTGGGTGGTTCTGAGTTCTTCCTTCTGGGAGCTAtgtcctatgaccgctatgtggcagTATGCCACCCATTGCATTATACTGTCATCATGGATGGAGGACTGTGCCTGGGGCTGGCTGTCAGTTGCCTGGTGGCTGGTTTCTTGAATTCACTGATGGAGACAATAATCACCTTCCGTCTTCCTCTGTGTCACAATGTCATTAATCACTTCGCCTGTGAGACCCTTGCAGTGCTTCGGCTAGCCTGTGTAGACATTTCTTTCAACAAGGTCATGGTGGCCATCTCGGGATTTCTGGTAATCATGCTTCCCTGTGGCCTGGTTCTGTTCTCTTATACTCGTATAGTCATTGCCATTCTGCGCATTCGCTCTACTCAGGGACGTCATAAAGCCTTTGGGACTTGTGCCTCTCACCTCACTGTGGTTTGCATGTGCTTTGGGGCCACAATCTTTACTTACCTAGGGCCACGTTCTGCCTCCTCTGAGGACAAGGAGAAGATGGTGGCTCTGTTCTATGCGGTGGTGGCCCCCATGTTGAACCCTGTGATCTACAGCTTGAGGAATAAAGAAGTCATGGCTGCCCTAAGGAAACTTGTAGAGAAATTAAGGTAA